A window of the Microbacterium sp. AZCO genome harbors these coding sequences:
- a CDS encoding LysR substrate-binding domain-containing protein yields MTDQFLDDGDLDAQSLRLVKAIGDEGSITAAAASLGYSQPAVSQQLKRLEQRLGVPLVERVGRTVRLTEAGRVLARHAPAVTTALDAAAGELAELRGLRAGRVRLVAFPSASPTIVPRLLALLGERHPGVSVTYLEAEPPEAVEAVREDRADIALTFSYPGDRDDPHRSSASGLQVRSVGGDDLLAVLPEGHAAATGLHVDVSALADEDWIAGCPRCRGHLLELCGRAGFEPRIAFETDNFVAVEGLVAQGIGVATLPRLAVESFPQLPGIVTLPLPPGERRTLHVVTAHGAERVPSVRMTLAALAHVVGAQGGAASPN; encoded by the coding sequence ATGACGGATCAGTTCCTCGACGACGGCGACCTCGACGCGCAGTCGCTCCGCCTCGTCAAAGCGATCGGAGACGAAGGCTCGATCACGGCGGCCGCGGCATCCCTCGGCTACAGCCAGCCCGCGGTCAGCCAGCAGCTCAAGCGGCTCGAGCAGCGCCTCGGCGTGCCGCTCGTCGAAAGGGTCGGCCGAACCGTGCGACTGACCGAGGCCGGGCGCGTCCTCGCGAGGCACGCGCCGGCGGTCACGACAGCGCTCGACGCGGCGGCGGGTGAGCTCGCCGAGCTGCGGGGCCTTCGTGCAGGGCGCGTGCGGCTCGTCGCGTTCCCGTCGGCGTCGCCCACGATCGTGCCGCGGCTGCTCGCGCTTCTGGGGGAGAGGCATCCCGGAGTCTCCGTCACGTACCTCGAGGCCGAGCCTCCCGAGGCGGTCGAGGCCGTGCGCGAGGATCGCGCCGACATCGCCCTGACGTTCAGCTATCCCGGCGACCGCGACGATCCGCACCGCTCCAGCGCGAGCGGACTGCAGGTGCGGTCGGTCGGCGGCGACGACCTGCTCGCCGTGCTGCCCGAGGGGCACGCCGCGGCGACGGGGCTGCACGTCGACGTGTCGGCGCTGGCGGACGAGGACTGGATCGCGGGATGCCCCCGCTGCCGCGGGCACCTCCTCGAGCTGTGCGGACGCGCCGGCTTCGAGCCGCGCATCGCGTTCGAGACCGACAACTTCGTCGCGGTCGAGGGACTCGTCGCGCAGGGCATCGGCGTCGCGACCCTGCCCCGGCTCGCGGTCGAGTCGTTCCCGCAGCTCCCCGGCATCGTGACGCTGCCCCTTCCGCCGGGGGAGCGGCGCACGCTGCACGTCGTCACGGCGCACGGAGCCGAGCGCGTGCCCTCTGTGCGGATGACCCTCGCGGCGCTCGCGCACGTCGTCGGCGCCCAGGGTGGCGCGGCATCCCCCAACTAG